A genomic window from Vigna radiata var. radiata cultivar VC1973A chromosome 2, Vradiata_ver6, whole genome shotgun sequence includes:
- the LOC106756135 gene encoding peptidyl-prolyl cis-trans isomerase CYP59 isoform X1 — protein MSVLIVTSLGDLVVDLHTNKCPLTCKNFLKLCKIKYYNGCLFHTVQKDFTAQTGDPTGTGTGGDSVYKFLYGDQARFFSDEIHIDLKHSKTGTVAMASAGENLNASQFYITLRDDLDYLDGKHTVFGEVAEGFETLTRINEAYVDDKGRPYKNIRIKHTYILEDPYDDPSQLSEFIPEASPEGKPKDEVDDEVRLEDDWVPMDEQLNPAELEEVIRSKEAHSRAVVLESIGDIPDAEIKPPDNVLFVCKLNPVTEDEDLNTIFSRFGTVSSAEIIRDHKTGDSLCYAFIEFEDKRACEEAYFKMDNALIDDRRIHVDFSQSVAKLWSQYRRKDQKGKGGGCFKCGSTDHIAKDCTGDATMKQPQTKYILKDDNTQRGGDNSRYDMVFDGDDNPESPRQDVKHRKHDRDDPVERKVREENFKDHRSSRHQDTVRDRYGDRSREHGGNGENKARYDRGARDLDSNADKKDRDRHKGRHGNDYRWKVDHESRKEEDDGYKRKDERDSGRRYEEDNYKHKDERDPRRRDEDDRRNTDSSHLERRNDRGYRKRPEDSGKQDVKIDSGRRKRSPGDDDYKNGRKDEDYRHRKEERGYKRQDIEADEDHKRRREDGDYRHRREERGHKRQHVEADDYPHKRHHGDRR, from the exons ATGTCGGTGCTGATTGTGACGAGCTTAGGGGACCTTGTTGTCGATTTGCACACCAACAAATGCCCCTTGACCTGCAAAAATTTCTTGAAGCTTTGCAA GATTAAGTACTATAATGGGTGTTTATTTCACACTGTTCAAAAGGATTTTACAGCTCAAACTGGCGATCCAACTGGCACAGGAACTGGTGGTGATTCCGTTTACAA GTTTCTTTATGGCGATCAAGCTCGATTTTTCAGTGATGAAATTCATATTGATCTTAAGCATTCTAAAACTGGAACAGTTGCCATGGCAAGTGCTGGGGAGAACTTAAATGCTTCACAG TTCTATATCACACTGCGAGATGACCTTGACTACCTCGATGGCAAGCACACA GTCTTTGGTGAGGTAGCTGAAGGATTTGAGACTTTAACTAGAATAAATGAGGCTTATGTGGACGACAAAGGAAgaccatataaaaatataag AATCAAGCACACATACATCCTGGAGGATCCTTATGATGATCCTTCTCAACTATCGGAGTTCATTCCTGAAGCTTCTCCAGAAGGAAAACCTAAAGATGAG GTTGATGATGAAGTACGACTTGAAGATGATTGGGTGCCCATGGATGAGCAATTAAATCCAGCAGAACTTGAGGAGGTTATCAGATCAAAGGAAGCACATTCTAGGGCAGTTGTACTTGAGAGT attGGGGATATTCCTGATGCTGAGATTAAACCTCCTGACAATGTATTGTTTGTCTGTAAATTGAACCCAGTTACTGAG gaTGAGGACTTGAATACTATATTTTCTCGCTTTGGAACTGTATCATC GGCAGAAATCATCCGAGATCACAAAACTGGTGACAGTTTATGCTATGCTTTCATAG AATTTGAGGACAAACGGGCATGTGAGGAAGCATATTTTAAG ATGGATAATGCTTTGATTGATGATCGAAGGATACATGTGGATTTTAGTCAAAGTGTGGCAAAATTGTGGTCCCAATACAGGCGGAAAGATCAAAAGGGTAAAG GTGGAGGATGCTTCAAATGTGGCTCTACAGATCATATTGCCAAGGACTGCACTGGAGATGCTACAATGAAACAACCACaaacaaaatacattttaaaggATGATAATACCCAACGTGGTGGAGATAATTCGAG ATATGACATGGTTTTTGATGGAGATGATAACCCAGAAAGTCCAAGGCAAGATGTAAAACACCGAAAGCATGACAGGGATGACCCAGTTGAGAGAAAAGTTagggaagaaaattttaaagatcATAGAAGTAGTAGGCATCAGGATACGGTAAGAGATAGGTACGGTGATAGAAGCAGAGAGCATGGGGGAAATGGAGAAAACAAAGCACGATATGACAGAGGTGCAAGAGATTTGGATTCGAATGCTGACAAGAAAGACAGAGATAGGCACAAGGGTAGACATGGAAATGATTACAGGTGGAAAGTTGATCATGAATCTAGAAAAGAAGAGGATGATGGCTACAAGCGTAAAGATGAGCGAGACTCTGGAAGAAGATACGAAGAAGATAACTACAAGCATAAAGATGAGCGAGACCctagaagaagagatgaagatgatAGGAGAAACACAGATTCTAGCCATTTGGAGAGAAGGAATGACAGAGGTTATAGGAAGAGACCTGAAGACAGTGGAAAGCAAGATGTGAAGATTGATTCTGGACGAAGAAAGAGAAGTCCAGGTGATGATGATTACAAAAATGGAAGGAAAGATGAAGATTACAGACATAGAAAGGAAGAACGAGGGTATAAAAGGCAAGATATTGAAGCTGATGAGGATCACAAACGTAGAAGGGAGGATGGAGATTACAGACATAGAAGGGAGGAACGTGGACACAAAAGACAACATGTTGAAGCTGATGATTATCCTCATAAGAGGCATCATGGTGACAGGAGATGA
- the LOC106756135 gene encoding peptidyl-prolyl cis-trans isomerase CYP59 isoform X2 — MSVLIVTSLGDLVVDLHTNKCPLTCKNFLKLCKIKYYNGCLFHTVQKDFTAQTGDPTGTGTGGDSVYKFLYGDQARFFSDEIHIDLKHSKTGTVAMASAGENLNASQFYITLRDDLDYLDGKHTVFGEVAEGFETLTRINEAYVDDKGRPYKNIRIKHTYILEDPYDDPSQLSEFIPEASPEGKPKDEVDDEVRLEDDWVPMDEQLNPAELEEVIRSKEAHSRAVVLESIGDIPDAEIKPPDNVLFVCKLNPVTEDEDLNTIFSRFGTVSSAEIIRDHKTGDSLCYAFIEFEDKRACEEAYFKMDNALIDDRRIHVDFSQSVAKLWSQYRRKDQKGGGCFKCGSTDHIAKDCTGDATMKQPQTKYILKDDNTQRGGDNSRYDMVFDGDDNPESPRQDVKHRKHDRDDPVERKVREENFKDHRSSRHQDTVRDRYGDRSREHGGNGENKARYDRGARDLDSNADKKDRDRHKGRHGNDYRWKVDHESRKEEDDGYKRKDERDSGRRYEEDNYKHKDERDPRRRDEDDRRNTDSSHLERRNDRGYRKRPEDSGKQDVKIDSGRRKRSPGDDDYKNGRKDEDYRHRKEERGYKRQDIEADEDHKRRREDGDYRHRREERGHKRQHVEADDYPHKRHHGDRR; from the exons ATGTCGGTGCTGATTGTGACGAGCTTAGGGGACCTTGTTGTCGATTTGCACACCAACAAATGCCCCTTGACCTGCAAAAATTTCTTGAAGCTTTGCAA GATTAAGTACTATAATGGGTGTTTATTTCACACTGTTCAAAAGGATTTTACAGCTCAAACTGGCGATCCAACTGGCACAGGAACTGGTGGTGATTCCGTTTACAA GTTTCTTTATGGCGATCAAGCTCGATTTTTCAGTGATGAAATTCATATTGATCTTAAGCATTCTAAAACTGGAACAGTTGCCATGGCAAGTGCTGGGGAGAACTTAAATGCTTCACAG TTCTATATCACACTGCGAGATGACCTTGACTACCTCGATGGCAAGCACACA GTCTTTGGTGAGGTAGCTGAAGGATTTGAGACTTTAACTAGAATAAATGAGGCTTATGTGGACGACAAAGGAAgaccatataaaaatataag AATCAAGCACACATACATCCTGGAGGATCCTTATGATGATCCTTCTCAACTATCGGAGTTCATTCCTGAAGCTTCTCCAGAAGGAAAACCTAAAGATGAG GTTGATGATGAAGTACGACTTGAAGATGATTGGGTGCCCATGGATGAGCAATTAAATCCAGCAGAACTTGAGGAGGTTATCAGATCAAAGGAAGCACATTCTAGGGCAGTTGTACTTGAGAGT attGGGGATATTCCTGATGCTGAGATTAAACCTCCTGACAATGTATTGTTTGTCTGTAAATTGAACCCAGTTACTGAG gaTGAGGACTTGAATACTATATTTTCTCGCTTTGGAACTGTATCATC GGCAGAAATCATCCGAGATCACAAAACTGGTGACAGTTTATGCTATGCTTTCATAG AATTTGAGGACAAACGGGCATGTGAGGAAGCATATTTTAAG ATGGATAATGCTTTGATTGATGATCGAAGGATACATGTGGATTTTAGTCAAAGTGTGGCAAAATTGTGGTCCCAATACAGGCGGAAAGATCAAAAGG GTGGAGGATGCTTCAAATGTGGCTCTACAGATCATATTGCCAAGGACTGCACTGGAGATGCTACAATGAAACAACCACaaacaaaatacattttaaaggATGATAATACCCAACGTGGTGGAGATAATTCGAG ATATGACATGGTTTTTGATGGAGATGATAACCCAGAAAGTCCAAGGCAAGATGTAAAACACCGAAAGCATGACAGGGATGACCCAGTTGAGAGAAAAGTTagggaagaaaattttaaagatcATAGAAGTAGTAGGCATCAGGATACGGTAAGAGATAGGTACGGTGATAGAAGCAGAGAGCATGGGGGAAATGGAGAAAACAAAGCACGATATGACAGAGGTGCAAGAGATTTGGATTCGAATGCTGACAAGAAAGACAGAGATAGGCACAAGGGTAGACATGGAAATGATTACAGGTGGAAAGTTGATCATGAATCTAGAAAAGAAGAGGATGATGGCTACAAGCGTAAAGATGAGCGAGACTCTGGAAGAAGATACGAAGAAGATAACTACAAGCATAAAGATGAGCGAGACCctagaagaagagatgaagatgatAGGAGAAACACAGATTCTAGCCATTTGGAGAGAAGGAATGACAGAGGTTATAGGAAGAGACCTGAAGACAGTGGAAAGCAAGATGTGAAGATTGATTCTGGACGAAGAAAGAGAAGTCCAGGTGATGATGATTACAAAAATGGAAGGAAAGATGAAGATTACAGACATAGAAAGGAAGAACGAGGGTATAAAAGGCAAGATATTGAAGCTGATGAGGATCACAAACGTAGAAGGGAGGATGGAGATTACAGACATAGAAGGGAGGAACGTGGACACAAAAGACAACATGTTGAAGCTGATGATTATCCTCATAAGAGGCATCATGGTGACAGGAGATGA